Proteins from one Ornithodoros turicata isolate Travis unplaced genomic scaffold, ASM3712646v1 Chromosome34, whole genome shotgun sequence genomic window:
- the LOC135373889 gene encoding uncharacterized protein LOC135373889 — translation MYTSSTGEENGNAVVLLQTFRAWLIADNWSAYVRRLFDGGSEKTFIRQDVSRRVLEELDVRINTFGEASAVASATRRRVVEVRLRSQYVQRVHCIEAVEIPFICKDIVSLHPPDDVFVAAVKTKGERIAHELFFPGMKSEPGIALLIGADQMWNSAGCSRDQPSLKSSLAEDTKAFTCALQVEVVTGGIHSDVRKLWELEGLGITDDTNDNRLEGDAVMLYFENTVEKKDNRYKASLPWKTSSTSLGDNRRVAERRLENLVNKLRSNFNRLLDYDGAMRSYLNEGHAEVVHEFKPTFSERVYYMPHQGVFRESSATTKLRIVLDVSSHAPDSHSLNDYLEKGRKLNNKLLRLLLRFRTEKIALVADIAKAFLQIIVTEEDPTISYHLSHVEGHLEETAKKIAKSFYVNDLLKGAPNEDEAKRIYVESKAILKLAGMDRRKWASNSPVLDQLFEEQESTGQNYANTETRLLEKLWDRQTDRLKLPEMSQLHGLTSKKSAKRIVLQVSASVFDPLGLASPLTIRAKILFQRIWQLGIEWDEDLPPAMTMEWISWYEEFPQIQRLEVPRYVTRGIKDCLDDVQWEEASLPSLAEDFNFNEPRVAVEIRWKLQQQMLNAFWRCWRTEYLLQLRSAHQVKATSGSQAPLQVGDLVVIHNERLPRHVWKTGRITDVFV, via the exons ATGTATACGTCCAGTACCGGAGAAGAAAATGGCAATGCCGTCGTCCTGCTGCAAACCTTCAGAGCATGGCTCATTGCAGACAACTGGTCAGCCTACGTACGGAGGTTATTCGACGGCGGTAGCGAGAAGACGTTCATCCGGCAAGATGTCTCCAGGCGAGTGCTCGAAGAGCTAGATGTCaggattaacacgttcggtgaGGCCTCAGCGGTAGCAAGTGCTACTCGCCGCAGAGTTGTTGAAGTACGACTGCGAAGTCAATACGTCCAGAGGGTGCACTGCATCGAAGCAGTCGAGATCCCCTTCATCTGTAAGGACATCGTGTCCTTACATCCTCCAGACGACGTATTCGTAGCAGCTGTGAAGACAAAAGGCGAACGTATCGCTCACGAACTCTTCTTTCCAGGCATGAAGTCGGAACCCGGTATCGCGCTCCTTATTGGAGCAGACCAAATGTGGAA CTCGGCTGGATGTTCCAGGGACCAGCCCTCTCTCAAGTCTTCACTTGCCGAAGACACGAAAGCCTTTACCTGTGCACTACAAGTCGAAGTCGTCACGGGCGGAATCCACTCGGACGTAAGGAAGCTCTGGGAGCTAGAAGGCTTGGGGATCACAGACGACACCAACGATAACAGACTGGAAGGCGATGCCGTTATGCTGTACTTCGAGAATACGGTAGAGAAGAAGGACAACCGCTACAAAGCCAGTCTACCGTGGAAAACGAGTAGCACTAGTCTCGGGGATAATCGAAGGGTGGCGGAACGCAGGCTTGAGAATCTGGTGAATAAGTTGCGCTCCAACTTCAACCGGCTGTTAGACTACGACGGGGCCATGCGATCGTATCTAAATGAAGGACATGCCGAAGTTGTCCACGAGTTCAAACCTACGTTCTCGGAACGTGTATATTACATGCCTCATCAAGGAGTGTTCCGTGAAAGTTCCGCGACCACCAAGCTACGAATCGTATTGGACGTTTCATCCCATGCTCCAGACAGTCACTCGCTAAACGATTACCTTGAAAAAGGACGGAAACTTAACAATAAATTGCTACGACTGCTACTGCGCTTTCGTACGGAGAAGATCGCTCTCGTAGCAGACATAGCAAAAGCATTTCTACAGATCATCGTAACGGAAGAGGACC CAACAATCTCATATCATTTGAGTCACGTGGAAGGACATCTCGAAGAAACGGCCAAGAAGATAGCAAAATCCTTCTATGTAAATGACTTGCTAAAGGGAGCGCCAAACGAAGATGAAGCAAAGCGAATCTACGTAGAATCCAAGGCTATACTGAAGTTAGCTGGAATGGATCGGAGGAAGTGGGCGTCCAATTCTCCAGTTCTTGATCAGCTGTTCGAAGAACAAGAGTCCACAGGACAGAACTATGCAAATACAGAGACGAGACTTTTGGAAAAACTGTGGGATCGTCAGACCGACCGGTTGAAGCTTCCGGAAATGAGCCAACTTCACGGTCTTACCTCGAAGAAGTCTGCGAAACGAATCGTGCTTCAAGTCTCTGCCTCAGTCTTCGACCCATTGGGCCTTGCCTCTCCACTCACAATACGCGCAAAAATACTCTTTCAACGCATTTGGCAACTCGGTATTGAATGGGACGAAGACTTGCCACCGGCAATGACGATGGAGTGGATCAGCTGGTACGAGGAGTTTCCGCAAATACAGAGACTGGAAGTACCTCGCTACGTAACCAGAGGAATCAAGGATTGCTTGGACGATGTCCAA TGGGAAGAGGCTTCTCTTCCGTCTCTGGCCgaagacttcaacttcaacgaACCAAGGGTTGCTGTAGAGATAAGGTGGAAACTTCAGCAACAGATGCTAAATGCCTTTTGGAGGTGCTGGAGAACAGAGTACCTTCTGCAGCTGAGATCAGCGCATCAGGTCAAGGCCACCAGTGGGAGCCAAGCACCGCTACAAGTTGGGGACTTAGTCGTCATCCACAACGAGAGATTACCACGCCATGTGTGGAAAACTGGACGAATAACGGATGTGTttgtgtga